The Macaca fascicularis isolate 582-1 chromosome 14, T2T-MFA8v1.1 genome contains the following window.
GCAGGCTGGGGGGGTTCAGCCTCTGCTCCTCCGAGGCCGCATCCCTCGCCACGCGGCGGGCGGTCCTCCCAGCCCGACTCGGGTGGGCAGCGGTCAGAGCGGCCGCTTCTCAGCATCAGGAAGGAGGAGACTGCTCTTGGCCGGGAGGCGCCAATATAGGGCAGCGCCATGTCTTCGTACGGAAAGGCAGGCGGTTCTTTCCCCTGCTTGCCGAAGGGGTTCAGTAAGCGGTGACTCGCAGCTGGGCGGCGCCATGTTTCTTCAGGGAGCGGTGGAAAGCGTGGCCGATGACCGCTGAGGGGGCTCCGTGGGCAGTGGCTCCGAGCCAAGAGTGGCCCGCTCAACGCAGCGAGGCGCCATTTTTCCGTACGGAAACGTAAGAGGAGCGGCCGAGTGCCCGCCGATGAGTCTCAGCGGGCTGTGGCTCGAAGCTGGGGATAGCCCGCCCCACGCAGGGAGGCGCCATGTTTCCATACGGAAAGGCGGAGGGCGCGGCCACATCCCAGTCCCTGGGATGGGTGacgggaggagaaagggaggcgGAGAAGGCGCGGGTcagtcaaaagaagaaatacgAAGCAACTGCATCGGAAACCTTCCCCGTCCGTTCTTTGAAATTTAATTATGCCATCCTCTTTGTAGCTACACGAAGTTTATTCCCCTTCTCTCATtttggctgtttttaaaaaagttgggccgggcgcagcggctcacgcctgtaatcccagcactttgagaggccgaagcgggcggatcatgaggtcaagaaatcgagaccatcctggccaacatggtgaaaccctgtctctaccaaaaatacgaaaattagctgggcgtggtggcgcgcgcttgtagtcccagctattcgggaggctgaggcaggagaatcgcttgaatccaggaggcggaggatacagtgagctgagatagcgccactgcactccatcctggagacagaccgagactccgtctcaaaaaaaaaaaaaaaaaaaagcaacaaagcaGTTGGAGTGAAATTGCTGTTTTCAAACACTGCTAAATAGATCACATGTGGGTAGTTATTGCTAACGTATTGAAGGCCGAGTGCAATACAAGACCCTCAAACCATTTACTGACTTGCATATTAAAgtctttttgctttaaaaaagaaaaagacaaaaacagttCTCAGGTGAAGATTCCCttttttggaggaaaaaacaccaaaaaccctTAAGATACTCAACTAAATGGAACTGTTAAGACCTGCAAAGAAAACATGCAGTTCTTCTGAGTCTAGACTCATACCATAAAGTCTCCAAtgtttttcagcagtgagtacAACTTGCAATCTCAGGGGCAGGGGTTGGAAAACTATTATCCAAAACTCTGGGGCGTGATGCCAGACAAGTTTTAAAAGCTTCTCTGGGAAAGCAGGCTAGAACCACCTCCCTTACCTTCCTTAAAAGATTAATATGGCCGGGcttaatggctcacgcctgtaatcctgacacttagggaggtcgaggcgggcggatcacctgaggtcaggggttcaagaccagcctggccaacatggcgaaaccccgtctgtactaaaaatacaaaaattagctgggcatggtggcaggcacctgtaatcccagctcctggggaggctgaggcagaagaatcacttgaacctgggaggtggaggttgcagtgagcagagattgcacccctgcactccagcctgggtaacagagtgaaactacatctcaaaaaaaaaaaaaaaaaaaaaattaatatgaccAATTTTCACTTGGTTAGGAGCAAGTGAATGAATACACTCAAGTTTCACCTGGAGAGGATACTGCAACAGTACCAAAATCACTGATTTAATTTGGGATATTTCACTTGTAATCTTGTAATGTTATGTACTGTTTCAATATTCAAAAACTATATATAGACACATTCCATTTTGATCTTTGGCTGCAAGCACTGGAAATTCAAATTACCTTAAGGTAAAGGGAGTTCACTGCAAGGACATAGGACTTGGAGGGAGAAAGGTGGCAGCCACTCTAGAGGTCGGCTACTGCCCCTGGACACACGGGATCCCTCTTGTCACATCTCTGCTTGCTGTAGTCCATTCCACTCTTTATGCTACAGGGTGGTCTCTGTACTTTCTTAATTGATGCTcctcaatttaaatttaaatcccatctctactaaaaatacaaaaaattagccgggcgtggtggcgggtgcccgtggtctcagctacccaggaggctgaggcaggagaatggcgtgaacctgggaggcggagcttgcagtgagccgagatcgcgccactgcactccagcctgggccacagagcgagactatgcctaaaaaaaaaaaaaaaaaaattcctagtgtaagtggacctgcacagttcaaattTCTGGTGTTGAAAGGTCACCTGTATATCTTCACAGTGCACTCATGCCACATAATCATTAACTTAGTTAAAAAGGTATTAAAAACTTTAGCTCTAATGCCCAGTTTACGAGAACTATAGGATACAAAGGAACGTGATAAAGGACAGCCCAGACTTGTCATCAAAAAAATTCAGACTGAGGAAAACGCAAGAACAACTGACCAAGTTTATTTAACaatagagacagacacacagacagacaaaaagacaaagatatgagaagggtggaaggagaaaggagaacttacttttttttttttgagacagagtcttgctctgtcaccaggctggagtgcagtggtgcaatctcggctcacggcaacctctgtctcctgggttcaagggattctcctgcctcagcctcccgagtagctgggaccacaggtgcgtgcccccacgcccgactaatttttgtatttttaggagagacgggctttcaccatgttggcgaggatggtctcgatctcttgacctcgtgatccgtccatctcagcctcccaaagtgctaggattacaggcgtgagccacggcgagTGGccgaagatttttttttttttgagatggagtctcactctatcatccaggatggagtgcagtggtgcatctcagctcactgcaagctctgcttcccaggttcacaccattctcctgcctcagcctcccaagtagctgggactacaggtgcctgccaccatacccaactaatttttttttgtgtgtgtgtgtggtttttttttttttttttttttagtaaagacgaggtttcaccatgttagccaggatggtctcgatctcctgacctcgtgatccgcccgccttagcctcccaaagtgctgggattacagaatttacagattttttgttttttgaaacagagtctcgctctattgcccaggctggagtgcagtggcatgatctcggctcactacaagctctgcctcccaggttcacaccactctcctgcctcaggcttccaggtagctgggactacaggcgcccgccaccatgctcggctaattttttgtatttttttttttttttagtagagacggggtttcaccatgttagccaggatggtctcgatctcctgacctcgtggcccgcccgccttggactcccaatgtgctgggattacaggcttgagccactgcgcccggcccagaacttacagatttttaaagagaaacttaCACACATCAACCAGGTGCAATTTATGGACATTTGAATCTCCATTTGAATAAACTGTCAAAATCATTTGAGATCATCATAAGATTTCAACACTAACTGCAAACCTGATATTAAGGAGTTGTAGGTTTATGTGAATGACAATGGTATCATGGttgtttttttaatgtcctttttGTCATGCACACCAACATTTTATAGCTGAAATATGATATCTGAAATTTGCTGGGGTGAGTGAGGAATGAGTCAGGGTATAGATTAAACAAGACTGTCCATGAGTTGGCAGTTGTCACTgttagttaatgggtacaagcAAGAGTTCATTACTCTATTTTCTCCActtttatatgtttgaaattttccataataagctttaaaaattgtgtttttggAAGCATTAGGACAGTCTGATTTCTGATTTGTCTACAACTTAAGGTAATTAGCAAATTCTTTTTATCATAGCCTAAGTTTCTATCTTGCATCTTTAGGGAGTACCTTTCAAAACACAAACCCCATTCCTATTAACATGTAATTATCGTTTTCTTTACTGTTTAATGCTTTCTTATACAAACACTGCAATGTCATAACATCTAAATATTATGTTCTATAAAGCATTGAGCACAGTAATTATAAATCAACTCACTTAAGTACTTAACAGCGATACACCATATGATTAATACTCAGCTTCTGACACACAAagttatacaaaaaaatttttattaagtaCAGTTTCATATTTAGAGCTTCCAAGCTTACAAATGTGATTGGATATTTAGGATAcataatttattcttaaaatacaCAACTTATATACAGACATTAAAAACTCAGTCTCCAAAATGCTCAATAAAGATGTCTGGGTGACACTTATAGAATTGACCTagcaattttttcttctctttggcaGAAAGTTTTGAATCCTCATCAATAGTTTTTAGTAAATTCAACAGCTCATCTTTGGTTGTCTTCTGCGTATTGTTGGAATAGTCACGTTGATCAATTCTCTGGCAATAAATATATCcttaaagtttaaaagtaaaaagttcaGTTAATGACTCAATTCCTCATATTTAaccaaaaaaaatcaagcaatattcttgtctttatgtttttcttccccATTTTGTAATATGCACTAAAGATGGTAAGCACCGCTGACTTTCTAACCCTTGTCAAGTTGCTTAGTCTGAATTACTCTGAGGAGAATGTTTTAAATTTGGTTGAAATTAAAGTCCAACTACTTAtagcaaaacattttcaaaaaacacCTGAAATTTGTCTTTGGAAGATCATGAAAACAATATTTCTCAGATTACCTGCATCTCTATTTGGATCTCTTCCGTTCTGTATGGCCATAAGCTTAACACTTACAATTTTATGTAGAGTTCCAGGAAtcttaagaaaaagaagggaCATGGGACATTATCCAAATGCATTTTAATCTAGTGATCTATTACATAAGCTCAATTTAACTACTTTCACAATTTTACCTTAAAAACATCTTTCTGATGATCCATTAAAAAGAGTACCAGAAGATCTGTTTTGCCTTTGGATAAATTTTTATTGTCAACAATAGCTTTCGAGAATATCCTTTTCACAACCATTCGGTTGtcactctataaaaataaaacaaatatatccaATAGTATATATTGAAGACACAAGTTTAATATAAAagagaatattaaatattaatagctaTTATCCATTTCAGCATACTTGATGCTGAAGATGGAATAATCTAATACTTAATCTATAATTTATTAAGGATATTAAATACAACTAACAGTTAAACAAAAGACTTACTTCTTTCTGTAATTTAAACTCAGAAGGATTTGCTGCAACAGCCATGAAATACAGCAGTCTTCTAAATTCTTCTCTATTTTGGAAATCTAAAAGCTTTAGAAGGAGCTGGGTAGCTTCTAAAGCTATTTCCGTCTTCCCATTCACTTTAGCcaaaagaaaaaactgctttTAATTGACCAAATATGACTATATTAAAGGGAACAAAACTCAAGTTATAGTTTGAGTTAAAATGTGCacttattcaaaattatttccaaaagcaaaagcaagactAGGAATTAACAATGATGGTGGATACCATAAAGGCAGCTTGTTCTCAAATTGGCAACTAACACCCTAAGTCCCTGTCATATAATATCTTCGGGCATTAAATCTAACTCTCAGCTTTGTGGATAAAAtcccattctgtttttcattaatTCAGTACATTTGGGAGTATACCATGTGTACAAAACTCACATATCCAATTTTACTTGAGAAAAATAGGGGGAATTTTCTGAAACCTCCAATTTGTTTCCAACAAATTATGCAGCTCATTGGTAGAGAGACAAAGCAGAGAGTCTGCCATTTTGAAGAGACTGAACGGGCAGTAATGGTGGTGCTGGTAACTCTTCTAAAAGAAGAGAATTGCTGCTTTATGCTTAAGCTTCCGGTGAATGAGAGCAGCATTATGCTCCTGGGTAACCAGAAGTTTCTGCATAACTTTAGAGCTTGTTAAAGCCTCTTTCCAAATGACCTCTAGAAGTTTTTGAACAAACAAACTTTCCATGAATTAATCCAGATCCACTCCCAGCTTGTAGTAGTACTATTTTGGTTCAGTTTGAGAACtaactttttcttgtttcctccAAAAGATAAATGCTAGCATCCAATTAGATCTTACTTACCTAAGAGTTCTGCAATTCCATTATGAACGTCAGATAAGTGATTTAACAGAGGTTCCCTACTACTGTAATATCTGCCAATGGCATCAAACAGAAGTTCTTTCACTAAGTCTGTTCGGTCTGGTTGCTCAGGAAAGCTTCTGCTTATTTCCACCACCATCTGGTCTGGAAGGTATTCCAAACAGTCAATTGCTGCAGAGAGCCACTCATCTTCCCTATACGGGAGAGGGAAAGATTATTTAAAAGGCAAAGAATAACAAATATACACATGGTACCTAATTCACTAGCTATTTCATGCCATCAGGATAAATTTCTACATGAGCTTAAAAGATATGTATAGCTCTTTTTAATATGTAGCTAGATCATGTATCACATTTACAAGTTCAGTTTAatgttttccctttattttttcctttttcacgaaAACAAACTCTCCACCACAATACAGAGGTGAAAAGAGCATACAAATTCAAACTCTGCTCTTGCTCTTCACATTTACAATGGAGACCCAGAAACTCCAAGTTACTTGCTCAGGCCTCAGGCAGGACTAGATCCCAGATCTGAGTTCTGGGCCAATATTTCTCCAACACAGTGTTGCTTACTTCAGAGCTCTGTATGATCTATTAGCTCTCCCTTTAGCTAGGACAGAAAAGtttcaaatgtttcaaaataattacacatcaggcctggcgcggtggctcacgcctgtaatcccagcactttgggaggccgagccaggtggatcacatgaggtcaggagttcgagacgagccgggccaacatggtgaaatcccgtctctactaaaaacgcagaaattagctgggcatggtggtgtgcccctgtcaTCCAAGacactcggaaggctgaggtgggagaattgtttgaacccagaatgcagaggctgcagtgagccgagattgtgccactgcactccagcctgggcaacagagcgagacctcatctcaaaaaacaaaccaacaaaataatcaaatatcAATTATCATCTACAGTAAAATCCTGCTGAGTAACTtcagaaaaatgttaatttcaaGAAATAAAGTAGCAAACttttaatattccattttttatatctatctatctatctatctatctatctatctatctatctatctatctatctatctatctattgttAAAAAGCATTCAATCATGTCCTCTACTGCCATACTGCCATGGACTCCGGACAACTAATTCAGCCAGGTGAGGTATCTCAGGCAGGTCATTTCACCTCTCTCGACATCAGCTTCAACTTTATATGATAAGATGATCTTTAAGGTCACTTCTAACACAAATTCTgattttgtatataaaaattaataattataaggccggacacagtggctcacgcctgtaatcccagcactttgggaggccaacgtgggcagatcacaaggtcaggagttcaagaccagcctggccaatatggtgaaaccccatctctactaaaaatacaaaaatcagccaggcgtggtggcgcgcacctgtagttccagctatttgggaggctgaggcagaagaatcgcttgaacccaggaggcggaggttgcagtgagctgagatcatgccactgcactccagcctgggtgacagaggaagactctatctcaaaaaaaaaaaaaaaaaaaaaaaagaatttagtaaTTACAAAATGTTTCACGTTCCTTTAGGTTatagaaatgtgttttctctgcAGAATTCAGTAACACATATGTTGGGATTAACTTTTTCATATAAGGCTTTAAGCTGCCTTTTGGCATTCAACTGTTTATAGTATTAATAGTTCTTTGGAACGTAGAATTAGTGAAGTACTAAAAATGTAATTGTATTCCTTTCAAACATTTTCATCCCCTTAACTAGACTGGAACACTATCTGCtaaggcaaaataataaaaaattaagctaGAAAAATCCAATAACTTATTTTAaccttcaataatttttatagaaGAGCCTCAAAGTTATGAGTAATGCAGAACTCTTCCTTaaggaaaaaaagtcttaattCCCTCAGCATCTAAAGTTAAGCCTTCAAACCTTAGGATTCATATTCAAGAGAGTAGTAACTGGAATGAGAGAGTtactttcattgttttgttttttctaagacagagtctcactctgtcacccaggctggaatgcagcagcatgatctcggctcactgcaacctccacctcccaagttcaagtgattttcctgccacagcctcccaagtagctgggattatgtgccaccatccctggctaatttttgtatttttagtagagtcggggttttatcatgttggccaggctggtctcgaactcctgaccttaagtgatccaaccacctcggcctcccaaagtgctgggattacaggcgtgggccaccgcaccccgccttattgtatttctttaatacAACTAGTTAactaaatacatatgtaacagacATTCTAGATACGTGATCAAAGGATCTCAAGAATCTGTCAAATCTGTTTCTACCAGGTCCCTTTGAGAAATCTTAAAGAGTTCAGACAGCTCTACATTTTAACAAAGATAAGAAGCTAAAGCATaatcatttttttcacttaatgtacAAGTTACAtgtgaaacaaaaatgaatatgaaaaatgaaacaaatctttttctaattttgactAATGTCATTTTGTTCTTCACATTCTCAAATACTGGTAATATTAACAATGCTTATCTGATCctatagaaaaaagaatagaacagaTTATCTTAAAACCATTCTCTCAATCTACCTACAAACACACTCaaattattatatgtatttcCACATACTGAGAGTCACTATAAGCCTTGAGAATCCCTCGATCCAGATAGTTACTGCTGTTGACCATGTCGGACTGCCTCTTAGATTGAGGAACTTTAGGTACAGCCTCTTGCTGTTTCAATAAGGAGTCAAGAAGTGGAAGATCTACAAGTTGTAGTAGACGCCCAATTGTTTCTTCTTGCCACACTTCATTAATAACTACACAGGAAAAATGACAAGGTGAAAAGTAACAATAGTTACTATATGCTCACCATAATATTTTTCTAAGCAGGTCTAAGCTAGTAAAATTTGtggccaaaaagaaagaaaaagtcaaccTTATGAAGTGCTTTCTTATAACAAAGTAAAACAATCCAAGATTTGTTTAGAGTGTAGGAGAATAGGCTTTGGACAACAggaattcttttcattctttgtaCTGTAAAAAGCAATCTGTCAGAGATAAGAGATCAAGTCATGTAACATGTTAATAAGGACTTTGGAAGAAAGAATGATTCATTCAAGCTAAAAACTTGTTTGAAACTATTGGCTGCAGATTATTCCACTCAGGGTTTCCACAACTGGAATGGGGGAAAGGTGGAAATTAAAGTCATTAAACTATATTCCATTGCCGCAGACAAGGAAGAACTGAAGAATTCTGTTAACgttttaatgtaattttcaacttttatttgacCTAATAAAATCttaggaaaagaaatatctgaaagcATATTTTCAATACAAATCTGCATGCAAAACATCTCAGATCTGAACCTTTGCCAGCTGATCGGACAAAAGTCAGTGTTCAAGAGTTCTAACACTGATCTATTTGTTAAAGATAATAGACTTCTGTTAAAATTTAACATAAACAGCTTTAATACATAGTGTACTCTTTCTCTGTACTTTGAATATGTAAAATCTAATAAaggttaacatttaaaaattttaaataactttgaaGTTAGTCTTCTACTTCTTACTTTGCTTCATCTTTAGCTTACCTTGTGGAGACAAGGTTGCAGAGATATTTACATGAGGGGAGTTGGCAGGCTTTAAACTCAGATTTTCCCACAGGTCCTCTAAACTGGCTGATTTGATATCAGATGACTTAAATAATGCATCTGCATacctaaaatgaatttatttcagaaatgaacaTTTACTAAGCCCAcagaaatattttagtatttgagAGCTAAGAGTTTTCTACAGAGTTATGCATTTCAGAGCAAAACCACAACAAATCCAAATTCTAAGAgtagaataaatt
Protein-coding sequences here:
- the DEPDC7 gene encoding DEP domain-containing protein 7 isoform X4, which encodes MATVREKAAALNLSALHSPAHRPPVINEVWQEETIGRLLQLVDLPLLDSLLKQQEAVPKVPQSKRQSDMVNSSNYLDRGILKAYSDSQEDEWLSAAIDCLEYLPDQMVVEISRSFPEQPDRTDLVKELLFDAIGRYYSSREPLLNHLSDVHNGIAELLVNGKTEIALEATQLLLKLLDFQNREEFRRLLYFMAVAANPSEFKLQKESDNRMVVKRIFSKAIVDNKNLSKGKTDLLVLFLMDHQKDVFKIPGTLHKIVSVKLMAIQNGRDPNRDAGYIYCQRIDQRDYSNNTQKTTKDELLNLLKTIDEDSKLSAKEKKKLLGQFYKCHPDIFIEHFGD
- the DEPDC7 gene encoding DEP domain-containing protein 7 isoform X2, which translates into the protein MATVREKAAALNLSALHSPAHRPPGFSVAQKPFGATYVWSSIINTLQTQVEVKKRRHRLKRHNDCFVGSEAVDVIFSHLIQNKYFGDVDIPRAKVVRVCQALMDYKVFEAIPTKVFGKDKKPTFEDSSCSLYRFTTIPNQDSQLGKENKLCSPSRYADALFKSSDIKSASLEDLWENLSLKPANSPHVNISATLSPQVINEVWQEETIGRLLQLVDLPLLDSLLKQQEAVPKVPQSKRQSDMVNSSNYLDRGILKAYSDSQEDEWLSAAIDCLEYLPDQMVVEISRSFPEQPDRTDLVKELLFDAIGRYYSSREPLLNHLSDVHNGIAELLVNGKTEIALEATQLLLKLLDFQNREEFRRLLYFMAVAANPSEFKLQKESDNRMVVKRIFSKAIVDNKNLSKGKTDLLVLFLMDHQKDVFKIPGTLHKIVSVKLMAIQNGRDPNRDAGYIYCQRIDQRDYSNNTQKTTKDELLNLLKTIDEDSKLSAKEKKKLLGQFYKCHPDIFIEHFGD
- the DEPDC7 gene encoding DEP domain-containing protein 7 isoform X1, producing MTWTYFEIPSDSSFLSCSTETKYCTKSFSVAQKPFGATYVWSSIINTLQTQVEVKKRRHRLKRHNDCFVGSEAVDVIFSHLIQNKYFGDVDIPRAKVVRVCQALMDYKVFEAIPTKVFGKDKKPTFEDSSCSLYRFTTIPNQDSQLGKENKLCSPSRYADALFKSSDIKSASLEDLWENLSLKPANSPHVNISATLSPQVINEVWQEETIGRLLQLVDLPLLDSLLKQQEAVPKVPQSKRQSDMVNSSNYLDRGILKAYSDSQEDEWLSAAIDCLEYLPDQMVVEISRSFPEQPDRTDLVKELLFDAIGRYYSSREPLLNHLSDVHNGIAELLVNGKTEIALEATQLLLKLLDFQNREEFRRLLYFMAVAANPSEFKLQKESDNRMVVKRIFSKAIVDNKNLSKGKTDLLVLFLMDHQKDVFKIPGTLHKIVSVKLMAIQNGRDPNRDAGYIYCQRIDQRDYSNNTQKTTKDELLNLLKTIDEDSKLSAKEKKKLLGQFYKCHPDIFIEHFGD
- the DEPDC7 gene encoding DEP domain-containing protein 7 isoform X5, producing the protein MVNSSNYLDRGILKAYSDSQEDEWLSAAIDCLEYLPDQMVVEISRSFPEQPDRTDLVKELLFDAIGRYYSSREPLLNHLSDVHNGIAELLVNGKTEIALEATQLLLKLLDFQNREEFRRLLYFMAVAANPSEFKLQKESDNRMVVKRIFSKAIVDNKNLSKGKTDLLVLFLMDHQKDVFKIPGTLHKIVSVKLMAIQNGRDPNRDAGYIYCQRIDQRDYSNNTQKTTKDELLNLLKTIDEDSKLSAKEKKKLLGQFYKCHPDIFIEHFGD
- the DEPDC7 gene encoding DEP domain-containing protein 7 isoform X3 yields the protein MTWTYFEIPSDSSFLSCSTETKYCTKSFSVAQKPFGATYVWSSIINTLQTQVEVKKRRHRLKRHNDCFVGSEAVDVIFSHLIQNKYFGDVDIPRAKVVRVCQALMDYKVFEAIPTKVFGKDKKPTFEDSSCSLYRFTTIPNQDSQLGKENKLCSPSREDEWLSAAIDCLEYLPDQMVVEISRSFPEQPDRTDLVKELLFDAIGRYYSSREPLLNHLSDVHNGIAELLVNGKTEIALEATQLLLKLLDFQNREEFRRLLYFMAVAANPSEFKLQKESDNRMVVKRIFSKAIVDNKNLSKGKTDLLVLFLMDHQKDVFKIPGTLHKIVSVKLMAIQNGRDPNRDAGYIYCQRIDQRDYSNNTQKTTKDELLNLLKTIDEDSKLSAKEKKKLLGQFYKCHPDIFIEHFGD